One genomic window of Pseudanabaena sp. FACHB-2040 includes the following:
- a CDS encoding YqeG family HAD IIIA-type phosphatase → MTWGKLLQPDLILGETVVGITPDLIQRQGLRGIVLDVDETLVPLRLAETTPEVCAWLEQLKSSTDIWLVSNNLNEPRIQRIAAFLSVPYISGAGKPSRRKLRQAIAAMNLPVNQIAMVGDRLFTDVLVGNRLGMFTILVEPMLIPGESVKDHPIRTLEVWLTQLLGVPFQSRP, encoded by the coding sequence ATGACTTGGGGAAAACTACTACAGCCAGACCTAATCTTGGGTGAAACCGTTGTAGGCATCACGCCGGATCTGATTCAGCGACAGGGCCTAAGAGGCATCGTGCTAGACGTGGATGAAACCCTAGTGCCCCTGCGGCTGGCTGAAACAACACCAGAAGTGTGTGCCTGGCTGGAGCAGCTGAAATCCTCTACCGACATCTGGCTGGTCAGCAACAACCTAAACGAGCCCCGCATTCAGCGCATTGCTGCCTTTCTGTCTGTACCCTACATCAGTGGAGCCGGTAAGCCCTCCCGTCGCAAGCTGCGTCAGGCTATTGCGGCCATGAACTTGCCGGTCAACCAGATTGCTATGGTGGGCGATCGTCTCTTTACTGATGTCCTTGTTGGCAATCGCTTAGGCATGTTTACCATTCTGGTAGAGCCCATGCTGATTCCGGGGGAGTCGGTAAAAGACCACCCGATTAGGACCCTAGAAGTCTGGTTGACCCAGCTGTTAGGCGTGCCGTTCCAGTCTCGGCCTTAG
- the mltG gene encoding endolytic transglycosylase MltG, whose product MTKKSPWVKGLFYVLLLPAAAGIAAWQGWSWWNWASGPAAAASSSSELDRTVQIQIPPGTPGQQIGHDLEAAGLIRSATAWKLWSRWKTFRDETGGFQAGTYALSPVDPLPAIANSIWEGQVVQTSFTVPEGWNRKQMAQYFEAEGFFPAADFLAATETVPRDRFPWLPETVPHLEGFLYPDTYQLPAASITASSVVDQMLTRFEQVALPLYQQTAAADSLLDWVTLSSIVEKEAVIPEERPLIAGVFAKRLEQGMTLGADPTVEYGLGIEQTPENPLTWAQVETPSPYNTYLNPGLPPTPIASPGLASLEASLNPQDTDYLYFVARYDGSHVFSRTLAEHEAAQAQIRDTIDAETSAGGN is encoded by the coding sequence ATGACAAAAAAATCACCCTGGGTAAAAGGTCTTTTTTATGTCTTACTGCTCCCTGCCGCTGCGGGCATTGCCGCCTGGCAGGGATGGAGCTGGTGGAACTGGGCGAGTGGTCCAGCCGCTGCCGCCAGCTCAAGTAGCGAGTTAGACCGCACCGTACAAATTCAAATTCCGCCCGGCACACCCGGTCAACAGATTGGCCATGATTTGGAAGCAGCTGGGTTAATTCGCTCTGCGACTGCCTGGAAATTGTGGTCCCGCTGGAAGACATTTCGTGATGAAACTGGCGGTTTTCAGGCAGGTACCTACGCCCTTTCTCCGGTAGATCCTCTGCCTGCGATCGCAAACAGTATCTGGGAGGGCCAGGTTGTCCAAACCAGCTTTACGGTGCCCGAAGGGTGGAACCGTAAACAAATGGCCCAGTATTTTGAGGCTGAAGGATTTTTCCCAGCAGCCGACTTTCTAGCGGCCACTGAGACCGTGCCTCGAGATCGCTTCCCCTGGCTGCCCGAAACTGTGCCCCACCTCGAAGGCTTTCTCTACCCCGACACCTACCAGCTGCCCGCCGCCTCGATTACAGCCAGCTCTGTGGTCGACCAAATGCTGACCCGATTTGAGCAGGTGGCGCTGCCGCTTTATCAGCAGACCGCTGCCGCCGACTCTCTCCTCGACTGGGTTACCCTGTCCAGCATTGTCGAAAAAGAAGCGGTGATCCCAGAAGAGCGCCCTCTCATCGCCGGAGTCTTTGCCAAACGTCTAGAGCAGGGAATGACGCTGGGGGCCGACCCAACCGTTGAGTATGGCTTGGGTATTGAGCAAACCCCAGAGAATCCGCTCACCTGGGCTCAGGTAGAAACGCCCTCTCCCTACAACACCTATCTCAATCCGGGTCTACCCCCAACGCCCATTGCCAGCCCTGGTCTGGCTAGTTTGGAAGCTAGCTTAAACCCCCAAGATACAGACTATCTGTACTTCGTGGCCCGCTATGACGGGAGTCATGTCTTTAGCCGCACTCTAGCTGAGCACGAAGCTGCCCAAGCCCAAATTCGAGACACTATTGATGCCGAAACATCAGCTGGGGGTAACTGA